In one Bacteroidota bacterium genomic region, the following are encoded:
- a CDS encoding UDP-3-O-(3-hydroxymyristoyl)glucosamine N-acyltransferase, giving the protein MKIKSGIKLSELNELINGKVIGNADGLVTGINEIHRVEAGDLTFVDHPKYYDKALNSAATFILINKEVEAPEGKGLIFTDDPFRDYVYLTRRFMPFVPSAAAIDPSATIGKGTILQPNVAIGPEVVIGKNCIIHSGVVIYDHSVIGDNVILHANTVIGSDAFYFKRRPEFYEKMHSCGRVVIHDHVEIGACCTIDRGVSSDTIIGKGTKLDNHVHVGHDTVIGKNCLFAAHVGIAGCVNIEDEVIFWGQVGCQKDLTVGKGAIVYGQSGISKSLKGGLVYFGSPAKEAREKMKEMALVSRLPELFSKIK; this is encoded by the coding sequence ATGAAAATAAAATCAGGCATTAAGCTATCGGAACTTAATGAACTCATCAATGGAAAAGTAATTGGTAATGCGGATGGCCTCGTTACCGGCATCAATGAAATACATCGTGTGGAAGCCGGTGACCTTACCTTTGTGGATCATCCGAAGTATTACGATAAAGCCCTGAATTCTGCTGCAACTTTTATTCTCATCAATAAGGAAGTGGAAGCGCCCGAGGGAAAAGGATTGATCTTTACGGACGATCCTTTTCGCGATTATGTTTACCTTACGCGTAGATTCATGCCTTTTGTCCCCTCAGCAGCAGCTATTGATCCTTCTGCAACTATCGGAAAAGGAACGATTCTTCAACCAAATGTGGCTATTGGACCGGAAGTAGTTATTGGAAAAAATTGTATCATTCACAGTGGGGTGGTTATTTACGATCATAGTGTGATAGGTGATAATGTTATCCTTCACGCAAACACCGTCATTGGTTCAGATGCTTTTTATTTTAAACGCCGTCCTGAATTTTATGAAAAGATGCATTCCTGTGGCCGCGTCGTGATTCATGATCATGTAGAAATAGGTGCCTGTTGTACCATTGACAGAGGTGTTTCTTCCGATACCATCATCGGGAAGGGCACGAAACTGGACAATCATGTTCATGTAGGACATGATACTGTGATCGGAAAGAATTGCCTTTTTGCTGCCCATGTAGGTATCGCAGGTTGTGTGAATATAGAAGACGAAGTGATTTTCTGGGGTCAGGTAGGATGTCAGAAAGATTTGACAGTCGGGAAGGGAGCCATCGTGTATGGACAGTCCGGAATTTCAAAATCACTGAAGGGTGGTTTGGTTTATTTTGGGAGTCCGGCCAAGGAAGCCAGAGAAAAAATGAAGGAAATGGCCCTGGTTTCAAGATTACCGGAATTGTTCTCGAAAATTAAATAA